The genomic interval CCGGGGCCACGCGGGCTGACAACGCGCGGTTCTTTTCCGACGGCGATGTTCCGCGGCTGTGCCTGACGCAGGGTCTCGGGACCATCCGGGAAGCCAAACTGGCAGTGCTGGTGGCAATGGGGGAGAACAAGGCCGCCGCTGTGCAGGCCATGGTGGAAGGTCCGGTCAGCGCCCACTGCCCCGCGTCGGTGCTCCAGCTACACCGCCGGGCAGTTGTCATCCTGGACCCGGGAGCAGCTTCGCAGTTGAGCCTGCTGGACTACTACCGGGAAGCCCAGGACTTCAACGACAGGCTGGGCCAGACACCCACAAGGCCATGGCTCCGGCAGCCGGTCAGCCGTTGAGGTGTGTGACGCTCGTCGCGTTAGATTCCGCAAAATGAAATTTTGCTATCATGACATGGAATAACTGCTGAACTAGAGGAGGCGGCGTGGACGCTCGGCTTGAGGCCATCCGGAATACGGTACTGGCGCGGAACCCAGGTGAAGCTGAATTCCACCAGGCAGTGACCGAGGTCTTTGAGAGCCTTGGCCCCGTCCACGACCGGCACCCCGAGTTGCTTGAAGCCGCCATCCTGGAGCGGCTCTGCGAGCCCGAACGCCAGATCATCTTCCGCGTCCCGTGGACCGACGATTCCGGCCGCGTGCAGATCAACCGTGGCTTCCGGGTCGAATTCAATTCCGCCCTTGGCCCCTACAAGGGCGGCCTGCGCTTCCACCCCTCTGTCTACCTGGGCATTGTGAAGTTCCTGGGCTTCGAGCAGATCTTCAAGAACGCCCTCACCGGCATGCCCATCGGCGGCGGCAAGGGCGGCTCGGACTTCGACCCTCGCGGCCGCAGCGATGCAGAAGTGATGCGGTTCTGCCAGTCGTTCATGACCGAGCTCTACCGGCACATCGGCGAGTACACCGATGTGCCGGCCGGTGATATCGGCGTCGGCGGCCGTGAAATCGGTTACCTCTTCGGGCAGTACAAGCGCATCACCAACCGCTACGAATCCGGCGTCCTCACCGGGAAGGGCATGTCCTGGGGCGGTTCCCTGGTGCGGCCGGAAGCCACCGGCTTTGGCACCGTCATCTTCACCCAGGAGATGCTGAAAACCCGTGGGTCCTCCTTCGACGGGCAGCGCGTGGTGGTGTCGGGTTCCGGCAACGTGGCCATCAACGCCATTGCCAAGGCGCAGACGCTCGGTGCCAGCGTGGTGGCCTGCTCCGACTCCTCCGGATACATCGTGGATGAGGCGGGAATCGACGTCGCGCTCCTCCGCGAGGTCAAGGAAGTTGAACGCGGACGCCTCAAGGATTATGCAGTGCGTCGCCCCGGCGTTTCCTATGTGGAAGCCGGATCGGTGTGGGATGTCGACGCAACGGTGGCGCTGCCCTGCGCCACGCAGAACGAGCTCGACGGCGATGCTGCCGCGCGGTTGGTCCGCAACGGCCTGGTCGCGGTCGGCGAAGGCGCCAACATGCCCTCCACCCGCGACGCTGTCTCGGTGTTCCAGGATGCCGGCGTGCTGTTCGGGCCCGGCAAGGCCGCCAACGCAGGCGGTGTGGCGACATCGGCGCTCGAGATGCAGCAGAACGCCAGCCGCGATTCCTGGTCCTTCGAGCACACGGAACAGCGGCTCACCGAGATCATGGTGGGAATCCACCACCGCTGCGCGTCAACCGCCGACGAATACGGCGACCCCGGCAACTACGTGCTGGGCGCCAACATCGGCGGCTTCGTCAAGGTGGCTGACGCCATGCTCGCGCAGGGTCTTATCTGACGGCATGCCGGCAGTTTCCTGACCGTGCATTTGCCTCTTGACCGTGCATTCGCGGCGGTCGAGACATCGCCGCCCTTCACACGGCGGGTTAGCTGTGTGACGGGTTAGCTGTGTGAGCAGAGCAGGGTGCCGTCCTGCACTTCCAGCACTGCTGCCCGAATGTGGCCGAGGTGGCTCTTGGGGTCCGCTGTCATGCCGTCGATATCCTCGCCGTTCCAGTGCGGGTGCGTGAAATACACGATGAGCGCCCGTTCTTTACCGTCTGCCGTGGCCTCCAGTGGCACCACGTCCGCGTGCCGGCCTACTACCGGACCGCCGTCGGCTGTTTCAGGTGCCGTCAGGATGAGCCCGTCAGAATTCTCCTGCCGCGTCCAGCCGCCTGAGGCGTCCTCGGACCGGTAGATCGCCTGGCCGCGCCATTCGTCCACGATCATCCAGAACTGCCCGTCGAGCTTGAAGACTTTGGGTCCTTCGTGCGGACGCCCGGCGATGGTCAGGCCTTCAAGAACCCACGACGACGGATCTGCCGGGGTCCTGCTTACCGCACTGTACGTGTTTGATCCCCGGGATTCATCCTTGTACCAGAGCCGGTATTGGCCATCCCCGCAAACGGCGACGGCGGCGTCGATGACGCGAGGGGAGTCCAGATCGATGGGTCCCAGGTGTTCCCAGGTAACCAGGTCCCGGCTGGCGAGCTGGACAATGGATGCGGTACCGGTCCAGTCCGTACGGACGCCGCCGAGGACCGTCAGGTACATGATCCATTGATCGCCGATCCGGACGACGTCGGGCGCCCAGAGTGTGGCGGGCAGTTCAGTTCCTGGCGGGACCAGTCCGTCCAGGGTTCCTTGATACGCCCAAGTGAGTCCGCCGTCGGCTGAGCGGGCCACTCCAATGGCTGTGCCGTGGACCCACTCGACGCCGGTCAGCCCGGGTTCCGTGGCGCGTCGCTGCGTGTAAAAAAGCACCCAGTCGCCGGTCAGGTGGTCGGGCACCAGGACGGGATCCGTGGGGCCGTCCCAGACTGGATCCCGGTAGGGAGTCCTGAAGGCATCAGCCCTGAGTGGCGGGACGCTGGATGCTGCAGGTTCACGGATTGAATCTGAAGCGGTGGCTTCGGTGCGCACGGGAATCTCCAGGTGGATGCGAAGTCAGAATTCCCTACAGCATATGCGGGAAATCGCTTTCCCGCAGCTGCTTCCCTGCTGCGGTGGCAGGGCTCAGCCGGTGTTTGAGCAGGGGACTGGAGCTGCCGCACCGTCCCTAGCTGGAGGTGCCGCGCCGGCCCCAGGCTGTTGTGTCAGCCAGAGGAAGTCGGGTACGGATGGGAAAGGTGCCGGCTCTGCTTCTTGGAGGCGGCGCAGCCATTTCCGCTCCGGCTCTGGGTCTGGGTCTGCCGGCAGATGGCTTTCGGGCAGGGCAGGGCCAGGTTCCTTATGCGGGAGTTGGTTCAATATCTGGTTTGGCCAGATGGGTGGTTCCCAGTCCGGGTGTTCGCTGGCGTAGTGGCGGCCTGTGGGTGAAATCCAGCCGGGCGGTTCGCTGGAACTCGCCGTGGCGGGTTTCCAGGGTGTGGTGTGTTTGAGCCGGTGGTGCTTGGGGCAAGGCTGACCGAGATTGCTGATCCCGGTGGTCCCGCCCTGCTGCCAGGCGAGGAGGTGGTCGGCTTCGTTGTCCAGCGACTGGTTGCTGCAGCCGGGGAACGGGCACTTCCCATCCCGCAATCTGAGCCATTGGCGCATGGCTTTGGGGATCCGGTAGCTGTCACGGCCGATTTCAAGCGATGCTCCGTCGCGCGGATCGGTCAGGACGCGGTGGAACGAATCGGCGCCGTCGGCGACGAGGCTCCGCGCCATGGACGGCGGGATGGGCCCGTACCCGTCGAGCATCGCGGGTTCATCGGTCAGGCCCATCAGCGCAAACACCGGCACGGTGACCAGGACCTGGGCCCTGGGTGACGGGATCAGATCGGCCTGCCCGCCCAGAAGCCACGCCGCGGCGCTGTCGACGCGGAGTTGGGTGAGGGTCCTGGACTCGGTGGGGCCCTGCAGGGCGCGGGCGGCGGTGGTGGCGCGGTCCCAGATCCCGGCGGCCTGATCGGCCGGGAGGTAGGCGGAGAGCCAGGCCATGCCGTCCCGGTCAGGGGAGTACTCAAGCCGCCGGTCCGCCGCGCTGCGGGTGTGGCGTTTTTCGATGCTGTCCGGGTGGTGGCGTTCGCGCCAGGTCCGGGCCTTGTGACGGAACCGGGACGGGACCATTTCTCCGGCCGGGCCACCCCTCGCCGGGTTGGGCGCGTCCGGGTCCAGGAAATGCGCTTCCAACGCGGCCGCGCCGGCGGGATCCAAGTTGTGTGTTTCGTCAATCATGATCCGGGCGTGCTGCCACGAAATGGTCCCTGCTTCCAAGGCGGCGAGCGTCAAAGGCAGAGCGGTGGTCAGGCGGTGTGCTTCGCCCAGCAGCGCGTCACCCATGCGTTCGCTGACGGTCAGGGCGCAGGCGACCTCGGCCACGATGCCCATGTCCTGGGCGGTCTGCTCCTGAGGGGAAGTGATGGGGCCCGCGATGGTCTGAGCGGCGTCGTCGTAACCGCTGGCGGCATGGACCTTCACGGCAGCGAACATGGCTTCCATCCCCGCGGTCCCCGACAGGACGGTCAGGCAAAGCTCAGCCTGCCAGCGAGCCAAGTCCCCACACATCGCGGACGGCCCAGGTGCTGAAGGGCAATCAGCCGGGCTGGCCACTGGATCCACGGCCGTCCCACGAAGCACACCGGCCATCTGCAGGGCAGAGGCCGCGATGGTCTCCAGAATCTCTGCCGCTGCCGTGTTGTCCATACCTCCATCATGTCCAGGGGGTACGACATTTTAGGGTGACAGACTCCACACCCGGCATGACAGGTCAGAACGCCCCGCGCTAGTAGCGTGTTCACCTCCGCCGCACTCCTGAAGGACATAACGATCAACCGCTCCGCCGCCACCAAAGCACTGACGCTGTTCACCACGCTGCTTCTCGCCAGCGCCCTCACCGGTTGTGACGCCGAAGCCCAGGCCGCAACGCAGGCCGCAAACAAGGTGGCCGAAGCGGTCGGGGAAGCACCGCCGTCGGGCAACTCCGGCGAATCATCCGTGAGGCCAGCCGACGTGGCGACGGCCCTCGCCCAGCTGGAGACTATCCCGGTGAAGGGGCGCGCACCCAAGACCGGCTACACCCGCGAGGAATTCGGCCCCGCGTGGGCGGACGTCGACCGAAACGGCTGCGACACCCGGAACGACATCCTCGCCAGGGACCTCGAAGGTGAGACGTTCAAGCCCGGTACACAAAACTGCGTCGTTGCCACCGGTACGCTGGCCGACAAGTACACCGGCACAACCATCAGCTTTGTCCGCGGCAACACCACCAGCTCCGCCGTCCAGATCGACCACCTCATCGCCCTCAGCGACGCCTGGCAGAAGGGCGCCCAGCAGCTCAGCGACGAACAGCGCAGGCAGCTGGCCAACGATCCGCTGAACCTCATGGCTGCCGACGGGCCCACCAACAGCGCCAAGGGCGACAAGGATGCGGCCACATGGCTCCCGCCAAACAAGGCGTTCCGGTGCGAATACGCAGCCCGCCAGACCGCCGTGAAGGCCAAGTACAGCCTGTGGGTCACCCAGGCCGAGCGGGACGCGATCGCCGGTATCCTGGCAGGCTGCAGTTAGACGGCCCCGGGACGCGAACGAGAGCTCAGTCCTTGAACAGGCCCGCGAGGTCCTCGGCCGTGATCGACCCGCTGGACAGGGCGTCGCCTTCCATCACATCCGCGAACAGCTGCGACTTCCGGGCCTTCAGGGCCATGACCTTTTCCTCGATCGTGTCCTTGGCCACCAGCCGGTAGACCATCACATTCCGGGCCTGCCCGATCCGGTGCGTCCGGTCCACGGCCTGCGCCTCGGACGCGGGGTTCCACCAGGGATCGAGCAGGAAAACGTAGTCGGCCTCGGTCAGGTTCAGGCCAAAGCCGCCGGCCTTCAGCGAAATCAGGAACACCGGCGCGCTGCCGTTCTTGAATTCGTTGACGACGTCGGTACGGTTCCGGGTGCCGCCGTCGAGATAGCAGAACTCGATCTTCTCCTCCACCAGCCGCTCGCGGACCTTGCCCAGGAAACCGGTGAACTGGCTGAAGATCAGCGCCCGGTGGCCCTCGGCCACCAGGTCCTCCAGCTGCTCGAACAGCACGTCCAGTTTGCTGGACCGGACGCCGGACAGCGACGGATCCACCAACGACGCGTCCAGGCTGAGCTGACGCAGCAGGGTCAGCGACTGGAAGATGGTGAACCGGTTCTTGTTCACGTCCTCGATCAGGCCCAGGATCTTCTGCCGCTCGCGCTGCAGGTGCGTCTGGTAGACCTTCTGGTGGCGCGGGTTCAGCACCACCTCCAGGATCTGCTCCTGCTTGGGCGGCAGGTCCTGGATGACCTGGTCCTTGGTGCGGCGCATCATCAGCGGACGGACGCGACGGCGGAGCTTGTCCAGCTGCCCCTTGTCGCCGTTCTTTTCCACCGGCTTCTGGTAATACTCGGCGAACCGTTTGGGGCTCGAGAACAGGCCCGGCGCCACGATGGACGTCAGCGCCCAGAACTCCATAAGGTTGTTCTCCAGCGGCGTGCCGGTGATGGCCAGCTTGAACGCCGCGGGCAGCTTCCGGGCGCACTGGTAGGCCTTGGACTGGTGGTTCTTCACAAACTGGGCTTCGTCGAGCACCAGCCCCGCCCAGGTCTTGGACGCGTAGGAATCGTAGTCGATCCGGAAAAGCGCGTAGGACGTGATCACGATATCCGCGCCGGCAAGTTCAACGGCCGCATCCTGGCTGTTCTTGGCGAACGTTTCGCTCACAATACGGACCGTGAGGCCGGGAGCGAAGCGTGCGGCTTCCGCCGCCCAGTTGCCCACGACGCTGGTGGGGGCCACCACCAAAAAGGGAGTCACGCCGTCGGGCGCCGGAACTGGCGCCCCGGCAGAATCAGCACCCTCAGACACAGACGCGGCCTGCTCCTTCGCCGCGCACATCAGGGCGAGTGCCTGCACGGTCTTGCCCAGGCCCATGTCGTCGGCGAGGATCCCGCCGAGGCTGTGCCGGTACAGGAAGCTGAGCCAGTTGTAGCCCTCGAGCTGGTACGGCCGCAGCTCCGCATTGAGCGAGGGAGGCAGCGGCAGCCCGTTGATCCCGCCTTCGAGCAGCCCGCCCACGGCCTCACGCCAGGCGGCGGCCTGTTCATCGACAATGCCAAGCTGCGCGAGCTCGTCCCAGAGCCCGGCCTGGAAACGGCTGATCTGCAGCGGGGCGTCCTTGTTGTCCTGCAGCGAGCGGGCCTCCTCGATGAGGGCACGCAGCTGGTGCAGTTCCGGCAGGTCCAGCGAGAAGTAGGCGCCGCTGGGCAAGAGCATCTTGGTCTGGCCCGCGGCCAGTGCGGAGAACACGGCCGCAAACGACACCGGCTGGCCCTCGAGCGAGATCTGGATGCCAAGGTCGAACCAGTCGCGCTGTTCCGTGGCCTTGGTGGAGATGGAAACGACCGGCGCTTCCTCGGCCTCGCGGTAGTCGGCGATGTCGCCGGCCGTGTCCACTGATACGTCCGGCGCGTTCCGGAGTTCGGGCAGGACGTCTTCGGTGAAGGCCAGGGTGTCCAGGCCGCTGAGTTCGGCGGACGCGGACAGGCGGGGCGTGCCCCAGCCGCCGGTGGCCGATTCGCCCAGGGCCGGAACAACGTTCCACGGCTGGCCGATGCCCTCCAGGATGCGGGCCTCGGCGGTGTCGTCGCGGTAGCCGTGGTCGCCGGGGTGCCGCCACAGCGGTTGGGCCGTGACCAGGTTTCCGGACTTGTAGTGCCATTCCCAATGCAGCCGGACCCGGTGGTCCGCGCCGTAATTGGCCAGCAGGGAAAGGGTCGGGAGGGCCAGGGCGGGCAGCGCCACCGACTCGTCCGTTGCCGTGACCCGGGCAGCCTGCTTGAGCTTCGGGTAGAAGCCGGTGAGGAAGCGCGTCTCGTCCTTCGCCGGAATGTGCAGGGTGCTGCCGGCAGTCACGAAGGTCAGCAGTTCCTCGCTCAGCCCGTTTTCCAGCGGGGCCAGCGTGATCACATTGTCCGCGGAAACACCGGGCAACGCCTCCCCGCCCGTGGTCAGGAAAATGCCGTGCGCGGGGCGGCCAATGGTCCCCACCGACGCCGGATCAACGTCTTCCCCCTCAACGGTGATGGTGGGCGCGAGCTCCAGCCCGCCGTCGTCGTGCGTTGCGCCGGGAGCCGCAGCGTCCCCACTCACAGGCGAGCCGTAACGGCTCAAATTAAGCCCGACGGCGGCGGGAGACTCCGCGAGCCGCACCGGCTCGGTGCCGCGGCTGTGAACCAGGGCGAGGCCGATCTTTTTGGCGTCGACGAGCAGGCTCCACATGTTCTTTCCGGCGAACGTGTTCAGGCCCAGCCACAGCGCGGAGGAGTTATGAACGCGGTTGGCAGCGGCGGTGTGGGCGGCCAGGAATGCCTGCATCCACTCGATGTGCGCCTCGTTGCATTCGCGGCGGAAGTTCAGGTAGCTCAGGGTGTTCCAGGAGACGTCGCCGCGGATCCACTTGCCCTTGGCGCCCATGATCACGGGCCGGGCCTTGAGCTGGCGGACGCTGCGGAGCGGGTCGCGGCGGCCTGTGTAGGAGAAGTGCGGCGCCGGTTCCTCGATCTCGAACTGGAGGGCCAGCGGGATGCCGCTGATGGACTGGGTGATGCCCGGCTGCGAGATGAGCGGGCTGAGGGCCTGCTCCCAGTCGGCCAGGTCCAGGCTGGCGGGCTGGCGGGAAAGCCGGGACACTTCAGCCGGGGCCAGGAGCTGGACCCGGATGGCCGGGTTGTCCTCGGCGGCGAACAGCAGCGCGGCCACGTGCTTGCAGTCCTTGCGGACGGGGCAGCTGCAGACACCCACGGTGCAGCTCCAGCCGCCCGATTTCCGCACCAGCTTGGCCGTGGTGGAGTACGGGACGTCGGCACCTCCCCGGACCTTGCCCAGCATCAGCCCGGTGGCGGCGTCGAACGACATCCCGGAAACCCGGCTGCCCATGGCATACGCCAACCCGGCCGCGAGGGAGCGGTCGTTAATGGCGGGGGTCTGTATTGCCAGTGCCGCACTCTCGTCCGGTTGGGATGGCATGGTGCGCGCTACTTTCAGCTGGCCACGGGGGTGCCGTGTCCGATCGGAGGTTATCTGCTTCATCTTAGTTCGCCCGGCGGGAGCCTGAAACTTCGCCTGACGTTCACTTCCGCCTCAACACGGCGCCGCCCCCGCCGACGTAGCGTGAAAGTGTCCCGAGCAGCACCCGGCATTCAGCAGTGAGGAATCCCATGACCAAGAGCCAGAACCCTGTCGTCCTGACCCAGGCCAGCATCGAAGCAGGCAGCGAGGATGTCGTAGATGCCAACGTTCACGTGGTGAACGCCATGTACGGGAAACTGCTCGACGCCGGCGAGATCGCGCCCGCGGCGCTCGGCAGCTACTACGTTGACTTCTACGTCACGCAGTCCTTGGAGGGCGGCTTCGCCCAGTACGTGTTCACCGCGGACCGCGACGAAGTGGACCCGCTCATCCGCGAGGGCCTCGCCGGCATGGGCGCAAACGCCCACCTGGAACTCTTCAACCGGACCGTTGCGGCGTTTGATGCCCTGTCCGAGGAAGACGAGGAGCGCTACCTCGACGGCGACCTGGACACCGAGGAAGAGTCCAACGACGCAGTGCGCACCATCGAAGAGCTCGACGGTGAGTTCGAGGAACTGTTCGAAACCGAAAACATCACGGCGCTCAACGCCGCCTGGCTCCTGTCCCAGGAAGGCCTGCTGGTGCTCGACGAAGAAGAGCTCGACGCCTACATCGAGCGCCAGGTTGCGCTCATCCCCAACCTGGAGGAACGCCAGGCCGCGGCCGACGAGGAAGCACTGGAGGACGCTCCGGACTTCGAGGTCATCATCCGCGAACTCTGCGACATCGCCGGCTACACGCTCCAGAAGATCACCATGGGCGACCCCAACTACATGCACGACGGCGAGAAGACGCTGGCCTGGCACTTCACCACGGACCACGGCGACTTCATCATGGTCGAGGACGACGAAGAGGCGTTCATGATCAACCCGGAGACCCAGGAAATCGTCGCCGCCGTTGAGTTCGAGGAAGCGGACGACGACGAGATGATCGACGCGTAGAACCCTCACCACGGCTGCGGGCCGGGTTCGTCGGAAGTTTCCGGCGACCCGGCCCGCTGTTGTTTCCTGCTGTTAGGTGTTCTGGTCCAGCGCCCTGGCGAGGATTTCCAGCAGTTCCTCATCCACCTGGTCCAGAGACGTGAGCCGGACGCGGCGGTCGAAGGGATCATCGGCCCGGGTCTTCAGGGCTTCCAAACGCCTGCCGGTAGCTGCGTCGAGGCGGAGCGCGACGTCCACGGCGGTGTTGGTGGTCCGGGTGACCTGGGCGAACTTCCGTCGTGGGCTGTGCAGCGAGACGTAGCCCTTCCGCATTTGGATCTCCACGCCCTCGGTGGCCGCCGCCCACGCCAGGAGCGCATCGGCGATGGGCCGCAGCTCCGGGTGGTTGATGTACTGGCCATCGATAAGCTCGTCGGCGTCGCGCAGCATAAACTCCGGATAGCCGAACAGCTCCCACGAGACGGCGTACTGCGCATAGCCCGTGACGCCGTGCTCGTCGCGCATCCAGTGGCGGAGCTCGGCGTCGTTCTTCAGCCCGGCGGAGCGTGCCTGCTCGGCCCAGTACCCGACGTCGTGCCCCGTCTTTCGCAGGAGCAGGGCTTTGTTGCTGTCCACCATGGCTGCCAGGTCTTGGCCGTTTTCTGCTGTTCCGGAGTGATCGCCATGCCTCGATGCTAGTGCGGTCCATGGGCCGGAGCCGGGCCCTGGAAAAGAAAATTGGGAGGCGCCGTAACTTTCCCGGTCCGGCCAGCGATGAAGGGGGTGAAGGGTTCCTCACGGAGCCGGATCTGAATTGTTCTCTAGGTTTTGGAGTGTCACATGTCGTTGTTCACTGTTCTCGCCACCAGCAAAATCGCCGCCGGAGTACTCGCCGCGGGCACCCTGGCCGTCGGTGGAACCGGCGTCGCAGCTGCTTCCGGCGCCCTCCCGGCCGACGCACAGCAGACCGCCCACGAACTGCTCGGCGCCCCGGCCCCCAAGCTGGCCGCTGAGGCCACCGAGTCGGCTTCCGCAAACGCTTCCGGCGATGCAGCAGTAACCGGCGAAGCAGCCGTCTCCGAGGATGAGGTCGCAGCCGAGGCCAACGCCTCCGCCGCCGCCACCGCAGTGGACGCAGCTGGCGCCGCAGCCTTTGGCCTCTGCACCGCCTTCGCCAACGGTGGACTGAACGAAGCCTCTGAAGGCTTCTCCTCGCTGGTCATCGCCGCCGAAGGCGAAACGAATGTTGATGCCTTCTGCGCCGACGTTGTCGCGCAGGGTGCCGGGTCCGCTGACGCCGACGCTGCTGGCGAGGGTTCTGCCGCAGCCAAGGCTGAGCGCCCCGAGCTGCCCGCTGTTCCTGCCGTTCCCGCCGTGCCGGCAGTTCCGGGTGTCGACGGCGAGCCTTCCGTTCCCGCCGTTCCTGCTGTTCCCGCCGTACCGGGCGACGCTGTAGACGTTCCCGCCGTTTCGGGCCAGTAGGACCTGCTCAGCTAGTGTGGACTGCGGGAACCGGCTCCGGACGGACCGGATTCCCGCAGTCCACATGGCAGCCAGATAGCTGACCGACCGCAGCTGACCGACAGCAGCGGAGCACGCCGCGCCGAATACCGGGATGAGCGACTACGCTGCCCGGGATGGAGGAGCCACTGGTGCTAGACACTTTGGCCGAAGAAGACATAGATACATTTGCAGACACAGCCGGTGCTGATCCGGCTGTGCTCTTCGGCGCTGTCTATCGAACCTTGTCCGGAGCGGTCCTGGGCTACCTCAAGGCCCGTGGCGTGGATGATCCCGAGGCTGTCACCCAGGACGTGTTCCTGGCGTTTTTTCCCCAAGATTGGTGAGCTGACCGGCGGCCTTCAGGGCGCCAAGTCGCTGGTATTCTCCATCGCCCACGCCCGGATGGTGGATTACTATCGGCGGGTTGAACGCAGGCCGGACTTCACTCCGTACGACCCCCTGCAGGACGGGCGCAGCACGGCGTCCGCAGAGGACCACGCCTTGGGCCACGGCGGCGGCGCGACTGCCCTGCTTGAAGGCCTCTCCGATGAACACCGCGAGGTCCTGGCACTGCGGGTGGTGGCCGATCTTTCCATCGAACAGGTGGCCGGCATTATGGGCAAGTCCCAGGGTGCCATTAAGCAGCTCCAACGCAGGGCGCTGCAAAACCTCAAGGACCAGACTCTTAGAAGAAACCAGGCAGATCATGAGTGACACCGCAGGCTCACGCAACGGTTCCCGCGACGACGCGTCTGTTGACCGGCTGCTGCTGGAGGCAGGGCTGGACGACGGCGGCCTCCGCCCCGCTCTGCTGGAACTCCGTGCACTCGCAGCCGAGCAGCCAACGCCCTCCGCTGCGGTTGCCGCGCTTATGAGGCCTGCCGTGACACAGACTCCTGCCGTAACACAGACTGTTGTCCCGACGCCTGGACCGAGCCACGCGGCAGCGACCCGTCACCTGGCCGTGGCGGCATCCCCTCAGTCAGAGCCCGCCGTAGCCCCCGCCGCGGCAACCGGCCAGGTCACCGCGGCCACCGACGAGCTTGCCGCCCGCCGTCGTGCCAAGCGCAGAATCACCCTCACTACATTGTCCGTCGCGGTTTCGCTGGCGGCCGGCGGCGCCGTTGCCGTGGCCTCCGATCAGGGGATCCGGGATTCCATCGGCCAGGTCAACCACGCAGTTACATCCTTCGTGTCCACCGTTGGCGGCGGGCCTGCCCCCGCGCCGGTGGAGACCCCGGCTCCGGGACCGGGCCAGCCAGCCGTCCCTGCCGTAGGACCCACCGGGACGGCTGACACTGTGCCGGTTCCGGCCGTACCGGGATCCGGCTCCAGCCAGGCCACGCAGCCCACTCCGGCCCCCTCAGGTTCAGTGCCGGCAGTGCCCGTGCCGGCCCTTCCCCTCCCCGAAAACGTCACACCGGGTATGCCGGGTGGGCCGCTGAACGGCGAGGGACAGCCCCCGGCCCTGCCCCTGCCGGCCACGCCTCCAGTCCCGCTGCCCGGCCTCCATCCTTAGGCGGTCAACCCGTAGGCGGTTCGTCCGTGGGCGCCAGAACGGTCAGTAGCCAGGACGGTCCTAGCCTGAACGGTCAGTAGCCTGACGCCGCTTTCGGGATCATTTCCCCGGCCGGCGTGGCCAGATACCAGACGTTGTTGACGCCCTGCCCCAGGATGTCGCCGGGATTCTTGTCCTGCGCGAAGTAGTACAGCGGCAGTCCGTTCAGGGTCACCTGCTTGGCCCCGTCCGGCGTCGTGATTGTCCCGAGAGTGCCGGTGACCCCCTCGGCGGCAGGCGTGGCCGCTGTGGTGAGGAGTGGTGGCCACGCGGTCAGGCACGCTCCCGTGCAGGCGCTGGTGCCGGAATCCTTCACGTCCTTGGTGAAGAAATAGACGCTCATGCCGGCGGCGTCCACCACGATGTTGCCGGCGCTGGAGGATGCTGTCTTGAGGTCGACGGCGGCCGCTGCGGTGGGGGAGCCAGCGGTCGGGGCGGCGGACGTGGCGGCCGGGCTGGTGGCCGCCGGAGTGGTTGTGGTGGTTCCGGGGCTGCCGCCGCAGCCGGAAAGTGCGGCTATGAGAGCCGCTGCGGCAAGACCTGTGCACAAATGCTGTTTCATGGAATGCTCCTCGGCTGGGGCCCGGCGTAGATCACCGGACGCTAACCGGTACGACGCACCAGGGTGAAGAATGGTTCAAAGTGAACCGTTTTCCGTCCGCCGACGTTATATCGCATGAGTGCTCGGAGCTTCAGCGTCGTTGTAGGCGCGCATTTGTAACCGCAGACCGGATCAGGGACAGGAGGGCGGCATGCCGCTGGACGAGGACGTGGTGG from Pseudarthrobacter sp. SSS035 carries:
- a CDS encoding DMP19 family protein, whose amino-acid sequence is MTKSQNPVVLTQASIEAGSEDVVDANVHVVNAMYGKLLDAGEIAPAALGSYYVDFYVTQSLEGGFAQYVFTADRDEVDPLIREGLAGMGANAHLELFNRTVAAFDALSEEDEERYLDGDLDTEEESNDAVRTIEELDGEFEELFETENITALNAAWLLSQEGLLVLDEEELDAYIERQVALIPNLEERQAAADEEALEDAPDFEVIIRELCDIAGYTLQKITMGDPNYMHDGEKTLAWHFTTDHGDFIMVEDDEEAFMINPETQEIVAAVEFEEADDDEMIDA
- a CDS encoding DEAD/DEAH box helicase, which gives rise to MPSQPDESAALAIQTPAINDRSLAAGLAYAMGSRVSGMSFDAATGLMLGKVRGGADVPYSTTAKLVRKSGGWSCTVGVCSCPVRKDCKHVAALLFAAEDNPAIRVQLLAPAEVSRLSRQPASLDLADWEQALSPLISQPGITQSISGIPLALQFEIEEPAPHFSYTGRRDPLRSVRQLKARPVIMGAKGKWIRGDVSWNTLSYLNFRRECNEAHIEWMQAFLAAHTAAANRVHNSSALWLGLNTFAGKNMWSLLVDAKKIGLALVHSRGTEPVRLAESPAAVGLNLSRYGSPVSGDAAAPGATHDDGGLELAPTITVEGEDVDPASVGTIGRPAHGIFLTTGGEALPGVSADNVITLAPLENGLSEELLTFVTAGSTLHIPAKDETRFLTGFYPKLKQAARVTATDESVALPALALPTLSLLANYGADHRVRLHWEWHYKSGNLVTAQPLWRHPGDHGYRDDTAEARILEGIGQPWNVVPALGESATGGWGTPRLSASAELSGLDTLAFTEDVLPELRNAPDVSVDTAGDIADYREAEEAPVVSISTKATEQRDWFDLGIQISLEGQPVSFAAVFSALAAGQTKMLLPSGAYFSLDLPELHQLRALIEEARSLQDNKDAPLQISRFQAGLWDELAQLGIVDEQAAAWREAVGGLLEGGINGLPLPPSLNAELRPYQLEGYNWLSFLYRHSLGGILADDMGLGKTVQALALMCAAKEQAASVSEGADSAGAPVPAPDGVTPFLVVAPTSVVGNWAAEAARFAPGLTVRIVSETFAKNSQDAAVELAGADIVITSYALFRIDYDSYASKTWAGLVLDEAQFVKNHQSKAYQCARKLPAAFKLAITGTPLENNLMEFWALTSIVAPGLFSSPKRFAEYYQKPVEKNGDKGQLDKLRRRVRPLMMRRTKDQVIQDLPPKQEQILEVVLNPRHQKVYQTHLQRERQKILGLIEDVNKNRFTIFQSLTLLRQLSLDASLVDPSLSGVRSSKLDVLFEQLEDLVAEGHRALIFSQFTGFLGKVRERLVEEKIEFCYLDGGTRNRTDVVNEFKNGSAPVFLISLKAGGFGLNLTEADYVFLLDPWWNPASEAQAVDRTHRIGQARNVMVYRLVAKDTIEEKVMALKARKSQLFADVMEGDALSSGSITAEDLAGLFKD
- a CDS encoding protein tyrosine phosphatase gives rise to the protein MSLFTVLATSKIAAGVLAAGTLAVGGTGVAAASGALPADAQQTAHELLGAPAPKLAAEATESASANASGDAAVTGEAAVSEDEVAAEANASAAATAVDAAGAAAFGLCTAFANGGLNEASEGFSSLVIAAEGETNVDAFCADVVAQGAGSADADAAGEGSAAAKAERPELPAVPAVPAVPAVPGVDGEPSVPAVPAVPAVPGDAVDVPAVSGQ
- a CDS encoding DUF5655 domain-containing protein, with translation MVDSNKALLLRKTGHDVGYWAEQARSAGLKNDAELRHWMRDEHGVTGYAQYAVSWELFGYPEFMLRDADELIDGQYINHPELRPIADALLAWAAATEGVEIQMRKGYVSLHSPRRKFAQVTRTTNTAVDVALRLDAATGRRLEALKTRADDPFDRRVRLTSLDQVDEELLEILARALDQNT